A single genomic interval of Streptobacillus ratti harbors:
- a CDS encoding LuxR C-terminal-related transcriptional regulator, whose translation YYSNLTPTEIKILGMARKGKSIDEITKKAYISKRTVFNHLTNKLFLNM comes from the coding sequence TTATTATAGCAATCTAACTCCTACTGAAATTAAGATTCTTGGAATGGCAAGAAAGGGTAAAAGTATAGATGAGATTACTAAAAAAGCATATATTAGTAAGAGAACAGTTTTTAATCATTTAACAAATAAATTATTTCTAAATATGTAA